Genomic window (Neorhizobium galegae bv. orientalis str. HAMBI 540):
TCGAGGCGGCAACGTCGCTTCGTGCCTTGTCGAGCTGCTCCTGGCTCGCGATGTTCTTTTCCGCGAGTTGTTCGATCCTGTTGAGCGACTGCATGGCAAGCAGCATCTCCGCCGCTGCGACATCGCGATCCCCTTCACGCTGCTTGAGGAATGACTGGAGATCGTCCGTCTCGAAACGAGCCAGCACGTCCCCCGCCTTGACCGCCTGTCCCGCGACGGCGCGAACCTCGATGATCCGGCCTCCATCCTTGGCATGCAGGACGGCACGATTGATCGGCTCGAGGTCTCCGCTGACACGCAGCCGTTCCACCATCGACATGGGCCGGATATCAGCAATTTCCGAAGGAGCCAGTTCCAGCGGTTTGTCGAGTTGGTTCGCCGCCACCGCCGCGACAACCTCTTTCACCCGTTCATTCGCATCGACCGTTCCGCGTGCGGGATCGATAAACACGACAGCGAGGTAGACCCCTCCCAGAAGCATCCCTGCCTTGGTCAATCTGATCGTCCATTTCAAAGCCATAGCGACATTCCTTGGATCTAAAGCACGGCCGCCTGCGGGCGGCGCCTCGCGTTTTCGCGACTGGATGGTTCCGGTTGCTAGGCTTTGAGAATTGCAGCAACATTACCTGATGGTTCCTTTGTCCCCGTAATGCTGCCGCAATCTTCGCGGCGGAAAAGAACGGGACAGGAGAGCCAAGGGACGATGAGACTTCTATTGATAGAGGACGAGAGAGAGCTGGCTGACGCTCTTTCAGCGGCGCTGAGCAAACACGGCATTGTCACCGATCACACCACGCGTCTTGCGGACGCTTTCGAATTGACGCGCCAGAATACCTACGATGCAATCCTTCTCGATCGGCGGTTGCCTGATGGCGAAGGGCTGACCTTCATTCCGATGTTGAGGCGGACAGGCACCGACACGCCGGTCATTGTGCTGACGGCGCGCAATGAGCCGTTGGAGCGTGTCGAAGGGCTGGATGTCGGCGCGGACGATTATCTGGGCAAGCCGTTTCTTGTGGACGAGTTGATGGCGCGATTGCGGGCGGTTTTGCGACGACCGCCAAGTCTGACGGAACTTCAAATCACGGTGGGCCGGATGGTGATCGATCCCCTGCATTTGAGCGTGACCGTCGAATCGATTCCGCTCGACCTGCCCCGGCGCGAACTTCTCGTCCTAGTGGCGCTGGCCAAGCGGAAAGACAAAACTGTCCTTCGATCAACCCTGGAGGCCGCAGTCTACAATTACGAAGAAGAAATCCAGTCGAACGCGCTCGATGCGCATATTTCAAGATTGCGCAAACGACTGCTGGATGCCGGTGCCGGCGTCGCGGTCCACAATATCCGCGGCGTCGGGTATCTCCTGAGGGAAGAATGATGCGCCGCAGGTCTACCCCTTCCCTTTGGTGGAAGCTGAGTTGGCAACTCAGCCTGGTTATCATCGCGGTGGTTACCGCAGTCATCATCGGGCTTTCCATCTATGGTGCCATGATCCTCTCTCCGAACGTTGCCGTGGAGGACAAGATCACCGCCGCGTTGGCGGGGGCGGCGGAACGCGATGCGCAAGGACAATTTCAATTGCGCGATATACCGGAACTGAGGTTGCTCAAAACACAGAACAGCGGGCTTTGGTTTGTTGCGGCCACGACAGACGGTGCTTCGGTATCCTATGGCACCGTCCCCGCGTCCTATGCTGAACTCGCCCATCTGGTGCACCTGTTCGAGGACGCAGATATACGAGGGTCCGTCGGTACAAATGAAATTGCATCGGTCGAAAACGTGCAGACTGCCATAGGGGAGGTCCGAATTCTGTTTGGCGGCTTCGCTGACAAAGGTTGGCCCGTTCTCGCCCTTCTGGCCGGCACCTACCCGATCTATGTTCCTTTACTCGTTGTCGCCTTGCCTGCGATCTTCCTTGCGGTTCCCCGAATTGTGCGGCGTGCGCTTGCACGGGTGAGCGATGTCGCTGACAAAGCATCGCAGATCCAACCCCGCCAGCATGGAGCACGCCTGCCGGTGGAGGGTATTCCCAAAGAAGTTGCTCCGCTGGTGATTGCGTTCAACGGTACGCTGGAGCGGCTCGAGAATGAATTGAAGAAACGCCAGCGCTTCCTGATCGACGCGGCGCATGAGCTCAGAACACCGATCGCCATCATGCAGACCCGAATCGACGGGATGCCCGAAGGTCAAGAACGCAGGCGATTGCTGAACGACGTTGCGCGTTTGGCCGAGACGGCCGAACAGCTGCTCGACTTTGAGCGCAACGACCAGGCGACCGATCTCCATGAAGCGGTCGATCTCGTCGAGATCGCACGGACGGTGGTTGCCGACCTGGCGCCTCAGGCGATCGCTGCCGGTTACCAGATCTCTTTTCAAAGCGAGGTGGAAAGCGTTGAGCGGCGCGGCAGCCCTTCCGCTCTGCCAAGAGCGGTCAGCAATCTGGTCCGCAATGCGATCGACCACGGCGGCGATAGGGGAATGATCACCGTTTCGATCTCGGCCGGCGGGCGGATCACCGTGGCCGACGAAGGGTCAGGCATACCGGCCGAACATCAGGAGCTGGTTTTCGAGCCCTTCTACCGCGTTACCCCCAAAAGCAAGGGCGCAGGGCTTGGTTTGAGCCTGGTGAAACAGATCGTCGCAAACCATCGGGGACAAGTCAGTCTCCAAAGCGGCTCGACCGGAACGCAGATCGCTATCGATCTCTGACAGACTGCCTGCCGACGGCGCCCGCCGCTATCCAAAAGCCTTGTAATGTTGCGGCAATCCTTGGCCCCCACTGTCATCCCAGAACATCCGTGACGGAGGCCAGAAAGCGTGCGCAGCAATCCATCCATTCAATCGTTTCCCCGATGTGTCGGCCCTTCACGAATTCTCGCTTTCAGATCTCTGGGTCTCGCTTTGTCTCTGACCCTTGCGGTAAGCGGATGCGCTTCGGTACCTCTGAAGGAAGGAGGCACCCTGACCTCCTACGGCAATCTTGGCGCACCGAAAGGAACGCTGGCCAAGAAACGTCTCTACATTGATGGTGGACATATGGCCACGGTGAAGACCGTCAGCATCGTGCCGACGACGTTCTCCTTCAGCGCTGCCTCCCGCATCAAATCGGAAGCCGACCGCTCGCTGGTGTCGAACGTTCTGGACCGGGCGCTCTGCGTCGCGCTCAGCGACAAATACCAGATCGTCCCGGCTGGCCAAACGGCGGATTTGACGATCCGATCCGTCGTCACCGATATTGTCCCGACGAATAAGGCGATGGCCGGGGTGGCAACCGCCGTAACCGTTGGCACCGGCTTTGTCCTGCCCGTTAGCGTGCCACGCTTGCCCCTCGGCCTCGGAGGATTGGCCGTCGAAGCGGAGGCTGTCGATGGCGGCGGCATTCAGAGCGCGGCGATGGTGTGGGCCCGCGGCGCAAATTCGATCCAGGACAAGCCCCGCGTTTCAGAAGTCGGGGACGCATACGGCCTCGCCTCAAAGTTCGCGTCCGATTTTTCGCGAATGCTCATTTCCGGCAAGGAGCCGAAAGGATTGAACATCTCCCTTCCTTCAGGGCAAAGGATGCGGTCCTGGCTCGGCGGAAAACCGAAATATCCGGCGTGTGATGCCTTCGGGCGAGCGCCTGGATTGGTGGGAGTCGTGGCGGCCAAGTATGGCGCGCCGCCGGAATGGACCGACAAGAAGCCGAGACCGGTCATTACACACTGACATATCATCCAAGTGGCCCGGCATGCGCGTCAGCGAAGCCGTTGCACTTTTTACGGAGGAACGGCGGTCGAGCCCTCCAGCGACCGGCGGGCTCCGTAAGGCGGCATGGACGGACGGAGCAATGGCCAGCACCCCCAAAGCCTTGCTCCGTTCGTCCGCTGCTCGCCGGCATTCACAGCAGGATTAGTGGCTATCGCTTGGCCTTGGCGCACCGACATTGCCGGCTGATTTTCATCTCGACTTGTAATGCTGCGGCAATTCTTCAACCGCAACTTCTCCCCGAAACCATACCCCGGTTTCTTTAGCTTTTATAATCAGGAGTTAATTTGGTGAGCCAGCACGATCAACATCATCCGGAAGACCGGCACCGCAATACGGTCTTAAGAGGTGGGGCTTCCGACATCATTCAGCGAAGGTGGACGATAAAAATCTCGATCGCGGCATTGGCCGCAGCCTCGGCACTCTTCTCGGTCCCGGCGTTTGCTGCCGACCTTGAAGCAACGGACGTGGCGATTGCCCCTCCCCAGCAGTTCGATAACGGACGCTACGGCGGCATTCGCGGCAAACTGCATGACTGGAAGGTGACGATCGGCGTCGGAGCAATCTATATGCCCGAATACGAAGGATCCGATGAATTCGAGGTGCAGCCGTTTCCGCTTATCTCCGCCCAATTTGGGGAGCGCGTGCACCTCGATACCAGTGGCCTCACTGTCGATCTTTTCGAAACAAACGGTTTCAGGTTAGGTGTTACCGGTGGCGTCGAGATGGGGCGCAAGGAGGACGACTCGGACTATCTGCGCGGCCTGGGCGACATCGACATGGGCGGCGTCATCGGAGGGATCGTCAGCTATGACGTCGGTCCATTCGGGGTCTACGCCAAGTTGGACAGGACCATAGGCGGCAGCGAGGGACTGACCGGCACTTTCGGCGCGAAAGTTTCCCATCGCTACGAACGGTTCATCTTCTCCGCCGATGTGTCCGGCACATGGGCCGACGACAAGCACATGGAGTCGTATTTCGGGGTGACGTCGATCCAGTCAGCTCGGTCCGGCCTGGCGGAATACGAAGCGAAGGCGGGGATCAAGCGCGTCGATCTCAAGGGCTCGATCACCTACATGATGACCGAGAACTGGAGCGTCACGGGCGCCGGCGGGGCCGGCTTCCTGCTCGGGGATGCCAAGGACAGCCCGATCGTCAAGGACGACGTTCAACCCTTTGCAATGCTGGCAGTCGGATACAAGTTCTAAAAGCGAGTAAAATCGTGCGGCAGCTGTGACGGCTGCCGCCCTTTTGCGGCAATTTCGTGAGCGAGGGCGAACCGGCCCGCTCGATATCGTTCGGACTGCAGCTCAGGTCATGGTGGCTTGCAGGGCAACCGTAGGCGCCGCTGGCTGAGTCTTGCCGTTCGCCCGCAGGTATGGTTTCGCGAAATGCCGCTCGAGCTTCGCGCCCAAGGCAGATATCGACCAGCAGAGAGCGAAATACACGATCAGAATGGAACCATAGACCAGATAGGCCGGGCTTCCTCCACGCGCGATGGTCGTCTGCTCGATCAGGATCTGCGCCGAGCGCAGCAGTTCGTTGACACCGAGGACCGCACCGAGAGAACTCGCCTGGGTGAGGCTGGTGATAAGGCTGACGTAAGGGGGCAGAATGACCGGCATCGCCTGCGGGAGGATGACCAGAAACAGTCCTTTCCAGCCGCGCAGGCCGGATGACAGCGCCGCTTCCCGCTGGCCGCTCGGTACGGACAGCAGGCCGGCACGAATAATATGCGCGCCGTTCGCCCCGCCCCAGACCGACACGCTGAGTGCGCTCGACCAGAACGGATTGAACGACAGCCCCGCATGCGGCAGCACGAAATAGACCATCAGCACCGTGACCATCAGCGGAATGTCGCGAAGGCATTCGACGAGACCGTAGACAGGTCGTCTCAACCATGCCGATTGGGCGGAAAGACCGGCTGCGAAGATCACCGCGAAAAACGTGCCGCCTGCGATCATGACCGCCGAGAGAAACAGGGTATTCAAGAGACCGTCCAACAGGAAGGACTGGAATTCCAGAAGCAGCATCGTCTACCTCCCGCCGAAAGGTCGGCTGAGACGCCGTTCGACCATGTAGCCGAGGCCAGAGATGGTGAAGACGCAGAGCAGATAAATCACGCAAATCGAAGCGAACATCTCGATCGCCCGGAAATCGTAGGCGATCCGGTCGACAGCGACAAAAGTCAGCTCCACCAGGCCGATCGCCTGCAGGTATGCGGAATTCTTCACCGTAGCCACGATCGTATTCATAGCCGACGGCAGAGCGGCGCGGGTTGCCAGAGGCAGGATGACAAACACCGAATGTTGCCATCGTTTGAGACCGAGCGACGCCGACGCATCATGCATTCCTCTGCCGACAGCCGCGAGACCGGCCCGGAAATTTTCGATCTGAAAGGCACTTGCCCAGGCCGTCAGCGCAATGACTCCGGACCAGAAGATGCTGAACCGCATCCCCAGGCTCGGAAGGCCATA
Coding sequences:
- a CDS encoding MipA/OmpV family protein; this encodes MKISIAALAAASALFSVPAFAADLEATDVAIAPPQQFDNGRYGGIRGKLHDWKVTIGVGAIYMPEYEGSDEFEVQPFPLISAQFGERVHLDTSGLTVDLFETNGFRLGVTGGVEMGRKEDDSDYLRGLGDIDMGGVIGGIVSYDVGPFGVYAKLDRTIGGSEGLTGTFGAKVSHRYERFIFSADVSGTWADDKHMESYFGVTSIQSARSGLAEYEAKAGIKRVDLKGSITYMMTENWSVTGAGGAGFLLGDAKDSPIVKDDVQPFAMLAVGYKF
- a CDS encoding amino acid ABC transporter permease encodes the protein MLLLEFQSFLLDGLLNTLFLSAVMIAGGTFFAVIFAAGLSAQSAWLRRPVYGLVECLRDIPLMVTVLMVYFVLPHAGLSFNPFWSSALSVSVWGGANGAHIIRAGLLSVPSGQREAALSSGLRGWKGLFLVILPQAMPVILPPYVSLITSLTQASSLGAVLGVNELLRSAQILIEQTTIARGGSPAYLVYGSILIVYFALCWSISALGAKLERHFAKPYLRANGKTQPAAPTVALQATMT
- a CDS encoding DUF3313 domain-containing protein, with amino-acid sequence MRSNPSIQSFPRCVGPSRILAFRSLGLALSLTLAVSGCASVPLKEGGTLTSYGNLGAPKGTLAKKRLYIDGGHMATVKTVSIVPTTFSFSAASRIKSEADRSLVSNVLDRALCVALSDKYQIVPAGQTADLTIRSVVTDIVPTNKAMAGVATAVTVGTGFVLPVSVPRLPLGLGGLAVEAEAVDGGGIQSAAMVWARGANSIQDKPRVSEVGDAYGLASKFASDFSRMLISGKEPKGLNISLPSGQRMRSWLGGKPKYPACDAFGRAPGLVGVVAAKYGAPPEWTDKKPRPVITH
- a CDS encoding sensor histidine kinase, yielding MRRRSTPSLWWKLSWQLSLVIIAVVTAVIIGLSIYGAMILSPNVAVEDKITAALAGAAERDAQGQFQLRDIPELRLLKTQNSGLWFVAATTDGASVSYGTVPASYAELAHLVHLFEDADIRGSVGTNEIASVENVQTAIGEVRILFGGFADKGWPVLALLAGTYPIYVPLLVVALPAIFLAVPRIVRRALARVSDVADKASQIQPRQHGARLPVEGIPKEVAPLVIAFNGTLERLENELKKRQRFLIDAAHELRTPIAIMQTRIDGMPEGQERRRLLNDVARLAETAEQLLDFERNDQATDLHEAVDLVEIARTVVADLAPQAIAAGYQISFQSEVESVERRGSPSALPRAVSNLVRNAIDHGGDRGMITVSISAGGRITVADEGSGIPAEHQELVFEPFYRVTPKSKGAGLGLSLVKQIVANHRGQVSLQSGSTGTQIAIDL
- a CDS encoding response regulator transcription factor — encoded protein: MRLLLIEDERELADALSAALSKHGIVTDHTTRLADAFELTRQNTYDAILLDRRLPDGEGLTFIPMLRRTGTDTPVIVLTARNEPLERVEGLDVGADDYLGKPFLVDELMARLRAVLRRPPSLTELQITVGRMVIDPLHLSVTVESIPLDLPRRELLVLVALAKRKDKTVLRSTLEAAVYNYEEEIQSNALDAHISRLRKRLLDAGAGVAVHNIRGVGYLLREE
- a CDS encoding amino acid ABC transporter permease, translated to MTAMDFAYILEALPDLMTGLKMTLIVSFLAIFLSCLIGLLGAVLRTSGVKPLQYAVTAYVEFIRGTPYLVQIFFIFYGLPSLGMRFSIFWSGVIALTAWASAFQIENFRAGLAAVGRGMHDASASLGLKRWQHSVFVILPLATRAALPSAMNTIVATVKNSAYLQAIGLVELTFVAVDRIAYDFRAIEMFASICVIYLLCVFTISGLGYMVERRLSRPFGGR